Within the bacterium genome, the region CAGCGGGCTGCGTTCGAGATCCTGCCGCAGCCGCTGCGCCGCTTTGATGATGGCATTGCCGATGATGGAGGTGGCGCGCGAAGCCGTGGTCATGCCCGCCGAGGCCGCCGCCGCGGTGCTCACTTGCACTTCGACGAGCTTGGGATCAATACCGGTTTCATTGCAGAGAAACTGCACCGCCATGGTGTGCACGCCCTGGCCCATCTCCGTCCAGCCGTGGTGAATGATCACCTGGTGCGGTGAGGCAATCACGATCTTCACCTTGCCCTCATCGCGCATGCCGTTGCCGATGCCCGTGTTCTTGAGGCCGCAGGCAATGCCGGCGTAACGGGCGGCTTGGAACGGTTCCTTGACCGCCAGCAAGGTGGCGCGCACGCCGCAGCCGCCGCGAATCACCTGGCCGGTGGCAGTGCGGCTGCCGTCACGCAAGGCGTTGTCATAGCGGAATTGCCAGCGGTCGAAGCCGCCCTGCGCGCAGAGATCATCGATGCAGCTCTCCAGCGCAAACGTGACTTGATTGACGCCGAAGCCGCGCATCGCGCCGCAGGGCAGATTGTTGGTGTAGGCCGCCCGGCTGATGACATACACATTCGGAATGTGATAGGCGCCGGTGGCGTGGCCGGCAGCGCGTTCCAGAACTTTCATGCCCACCGAAGCATAGGCGCCGGTGTCGCCGAGGATGTCCGCCTCGAGCGCAGTGAGCCGGCCGCTGCGATCGCAGGCGAGCGTGTAGGTCATGCGCAGCGGATGGCGTTTGGGGTGCATGCGAATCGACTCATCGCGCGTGAGCGTGATTTTCACCGGCCGCTGCAGCAACCGCGCAAAGAGCGCCGCGTGGCCTTGCACCGAGAGATCCTCCTTGCCGCCGAAGCCGCCGCCGCTGGGAACCAGAATCACTTCGACGCCGGCCTCGGGCAGAGCGAGCAGCCGCGCGATCTGCTTTTGATCTTCATAGACGCCCTGTCCCTGCGAATAAACTTGCACGCCGTCGGCAGTGGGCAGCGCCAGGCAGCATTCCGGCTCCAGAAAGCCGTGTTCGATCATCTGGGTCTGATAGGTGCCGCGTGCAACAAACGCTGCCGCGGCCAACGCCTCGGCGACTTCGCCCCGCTCAATCACGGTTTCGGAGAGGAGATTGCCGCCCGGATGTAGGCGCGGACTCTCCGGCCGCAGTGCCGTTTCCGGATCGGTGATGGGCTCGAGCACTGCATACTCAACCTCGATCATTTCCACCGCTTCGCGCGCGCGATCTTCACTTTCCGCCACCACGCCTGCGATGACATCGCCGACGTAGCGCGTCTCTTCGCCCACCGCGACCAGCAACGGCCAGTCGTTGATAATCAATCCAATGCAACGTTCACCGGGAACGTCTTTGGCCGTGAACACGCGCAGCACCCCCGGCAGTTTTTCCGCGGCCGCCGTGTGCAGCGCGCGCACTTTGGCGCGCGGATGCTCACTCAGTTTCAACGCGCCGTACACCATGCCGGCAACGCTCATATCCGCAACGAACGGACGTTGGCCCAACACCAAATCCGCGGCCTCGTACTTGGGATGCCTGCTGCCGATACGGCCGTCCCCGGCGGGCGCAGGAATTTCACGGCCGGCGCGCAGCGCTTCGGCAGCGAGCAGAATCGCGTCTTCGATTTTTTTGTACCCCGTGCAGCGGCACAAATGCGGGGTCAATGCCTTCTGCACTTCCTGCCGGGAAGGATTGGGATTGTGATCGAGCAGCACCTTGCCTTGCATCACGATGCCGGGGATGCAAAACCCGCATTGCACGCCGCCGCTGGCAACAAAGGCGTTCGCGAACACCGACTGGCGGTAGCCACCGAGGCCTTCGATCGTCATCACGCGGCCGTCTGCTGCTTTTTTCATGGGCGTGGCGCAGGCCAGCACCGCTCTGCCGTTCAACTCCACCACGCAACAGCCGCAGGCGGCTTGCGGGGCGCAGCCGTCTTTGGGAGAAAGCACGCCGGCGTGTTCCCGCAGATAACGCAGCAACGACAGTTCCGGATCACCGTGATATTCTTGCGCGGCGCCATTGAGCGTCAGTTTCATGAAGCACCTCTTCTCCAATTGTGTTTCAGCTCGAGGGAACAACGTTGAAATCACCGGAAATCGGAGGTGGCACTGCGCCGGCAGACTGGCTGCCGGCCGGTTGCAGCAGCAAAGCGGCATACACCTGCTGTGCGCCGCGCACGCCTTCCAGCAGCGTGCGCAGAATGTGATACGGCCGCAAGTCAACCAGCTCAGGCGAGGCTGCGCCGGTTGCGAGCGCAAAGGCGAGCGGCTGATCGTTGTGATCGAATTCCATTTCGATCTGCGCTGACCGGAAAAGGTATTTTTGCCCTGCGGCTGCGCGCGTGAGCTGATACTCTTCGCCGGCAAGGCGGCCAATCAGCGTGTCGGGCGCGGCGAAGTAGAAGCCGTTGCCCTGCGCGGATTTCTCAAAGCTGGCTTGCGTGAAAAAGAAACGCGGCTTCTCGATGAACGGACCGCCGGCCTCCGGGCAGTAGGTGTCGCAATTGCCGCAGTCATTGCAGAAATCCGCGAGATTGGCGATTTGCTGCGCCTGCGCCAGCACGAATTCACCCGCTGGAATCGCAGTGAGCTTGCCGTCGTCGACGCGATAGTTGATCAGCGGCAGGCTTTTTTTCCCAATGGGAAGCGAGAAGTTGGCGGCGTTGGGACACACGGGCAGACATTTGTTGCAGGTAATGCAATCAAAGAGTGCAAGATGGCTGTTGATCTTGGGCGGCGCTTTGCGATTCATGCGCGCGTGATACTGCGGATCGTGCACCAGCGCCGGCACGATTCTGCCGGCATTGATCTCGCCGGCAGCCGCCACGCTGGCGGCAGTTCCGCCCGCGTCCGCCAAAATAAACTCAGCGATCGTGCGGCTGCCGGTTTCTGCCATTGCTTGCTTGAGATTTTTGAGATAATCGAACAGCCGCGTGTAGCCGCCGGTCTTGAGCAAATCGGTGCAGGTGGAAACCGGCCGCAGGTTGCAGGCCACGGCCGCTGCGAAATTTTGTTTGTTGATGCCGGCGGAGAAGGAAAGGTGAAATCCCGCGCCCATGGCCTGGCGAAAGCGCTGCATGGCGTGCATCGCCAGCACGTGCAGGGGCGGCCCGGAGAGGTAGATAAATTCATCCTTGAAAATGCGCTCGTGATTCTTCACCACCAGCGTATTGGTGAATTTCGCGCCGACGTGACGGCCGTGGCGGCCGGCGAAAGCCTGCAGCCGCTGCAGCATGGCCACCGCTTCGTCAAATTGCAGGTCCGTTTCGAAGGCCTGTGGATCGAGTTGCATCTCGGTGTAGCCCAGCGCTTCGTGCAACACGCGGCGCACGGTTTCATATCCCAACAGGGTGGGATTCATCTTCACGATCACATGAAAGCCGTGCACGCTGATCAAATGCTGCACGATGTTTTCGATCTCCTCGCGCGGGCAGCCGTGAAAAGTGGAGAGCGTCACCGAATCCGAAAGGTTGGGGGGAATGGCGGTGTGCCGCAAGTGGCGGAACGCCGGCGGCAGCGTGGCGAGCGCCGCGGCAATCGCAGCCTCGGCATTCTGCATGCCGGCCAGCCAGCGCTGCATCGGCGGCGAGGAAATGCCCGCTAGATCATAGCCCACCGAGAGGTCGAAAACCGTGGCGTAGAAGGGATCGCCGGCCGGCACGCCGAGCAGCTCCAGCTTCTCGATAAGCTTGAGCAGCACCCAGGCGTTGACATACTCTTGATAAGACTCGTGCAGCCGCAGCTCTTGCGACCATTCGATATTGTAACCCACGTTGCGCACGTCGATGCACGGCCGCGGAATTTGCAGTTGATCGCGTATCTGCACCGTCTTCAGCTCGATGATCCGGCTGCCGCCGAGAAAGGCCAGCACGATGTTCTGCGCCATCTGCGTGTGCGGCCCGGAAGCCGGGCCCAGCGGCGTTGCCGGCCGCCGGCCATGAAAATCCACGGCAAAATCGAATCCCGGAAAGCCGCGAAACATCTTGCGGGCCGGGTAGCCGCCAATGGAATTTTGCGCGCGGCATTCGGCGACGATTGCTTCCAAATGGCGACCCACTGGCATGCCCTGTAACTCGGCCATGTTACTCTCGATGCGATTTGGCAGAAGCCGCAACGCTGCGCTGTGCACAGAAACGCCACGGCGAACAGGAAATTCAATGAGAAGATGATGATTCGAGCGAATACGTCCTTCCCCAAATCATTTCGTCTTAAGGCAATCCGGGCGTTCGCTGGCGGCAGCGGCCATGCCGCGGCTCATGCGTAGAATCGTTGCCATACGCGCTGCGCCACCGTCCGTGCCTCGGCGGCAATCTGTTGCTCATCGAGCTGCAGCAACTTCCCGTTCTGCACCACAATTTTGCCGTTGATCATGGTGGTGTCAACCGGCGCTTCGGCAATGCCATACAGCAAATGCCCCCAGAAGTTCTCCGACGTCAGGGGCGTGGCAGGATAATAATCAATCAACACCAGATCGGCAAGGCTGCCCGGCGCGATCGCGCCAACGCGCTTGCCGGTGAGGCGGTGATAAATCGCGGGATTGTTGCGCAGCGCCATTTGCTGAATCTCATTCCAGCCGGCATTGCAGTCGTGCAGATCATGCTTGTGCAACAGATTCGCGGTGCGCAGGTCGGGCAGCAGCGCGGGCGACATGCCGTCCGTGCCGAGGCCCACCGTGATGCCGCGCTGCAACAAACCAAAGACGTCGGTGCGGCCCACCGCGTTGTTCATGTTGGATTGGGGATTGTGCGCCACCAGCGTCTGCGTTTGCGCGAGCACTTCCTGATCGGCTTCCGTGAGGTGAATGCAATGCGCGGCCAGGCTTTGCGGCCCCAGAATCCCGCAGGCGTGCAGCCGTTCGATCACTGCGCGGCCATAGCGCGCGCGCGTCAGTTGCTGATCGACAGGATCTTCCAGCACGTGCACATGGCAGCCGGCACGGTGTGCGCGACTGAGGCCTGCCGCAGCTTCCAGGGTATCGTCATCGACCGTGAAGGAAGCGTGCAGACCGACCATGGCGTCGAAAAGATGACGTTCGTCTTCATGATTGGCGTTTCGGCATTTTTGCAGGAATCGTTCGTTCTCCGCCAGTCCTGCGGCCGCGCCGGCCTTGCCGTTGCGATCGGTGATCTCATAACACAATACGCCGCGCATGCCCACCAGCTCCAAAGCTTCCGCGATGCGGTCGAGGCTGCCCGCGATGGCATTCGGACTGGCGTGGTGATCGATCACGGCCGTGACGCCGTGCCTGACGGCGGTGGTTGCCGCGAGCAAGGCGCTGTAGTAGACCGCTGCGTCATCCAGGCTGGCATCCAATTTCCACCACAGCAGGCGCAGCACCTCGGCGAAATCGCGGGGCTGCTGCGGCAGGGCCAGACCGCGCGCGAAGGTGCTGTAGAAGTGCATGTGGGCGTTGATCAAGCCGGGCATGAGCAGCCGGCCGCCCGCGTCGAGGCGCGCGGCCTCAGGGTGCTTCTGCCGGGCTGCGTTTTCGGGAGAGATTTCTGCGATGCGATGGCCGTCGATCACGACGGCATGCGAGCTGAGCACCGGCGTGGCGCCGGCGTTGGTGAAAATGACGGCATTGTGAATGAGAGTTTTCATGCTCAATTCACCGGCATGGACGGAG harbors:
- the xdh gene encoding selenium-dependent xanthine dehydrogenase, with translation MKLTLNGAAQEYHGDPELSLLRYLREHAGVLSPKDGCAPQAACGCCVVELNGRAVLACATPMKKAADGRVMTIEGLGGYRQSVFANAFVASGGVQCGFCIPGIVMQGKVLLDHNPNPSRQEVQKALTPHLCRCTGYKKIEDAILLAAEALRAGREIPAPAGDGRIGSRHPKYEAADLVLGQRPFVADMSVAGMVYGALKLSEHPRAKVRALHTAAAEKLPGVLRVFTAKDVPGERCIGLIINDWPLLVAVGEETRYVGDVIAGVVAESEDRAREAVEMIEVEYAVLEPITDPETALRPESPRLHPGGNLLSETVIERGEVAEALAAAAFVARGTYQTQMIEHGFLEPECCLALPTADGVQVYSQGQGVYEDQKQIARLLALPEAGVEVILVPSGGGFGGKEDLSVQGHAALFARLLQRPVKITLTRDESIRMHPKRHPLRMTYTLACDRSGRLTALEADILGDTGAYASVGMKVLERAAGHATGAYHIPNVYVISRAAYTNNLPCGAMRGFGVNQVTFALESCIDDLCAQGGFDRWQFRYDNALRDGSRTATGQVIRGGCGVRATLLAVKEPFQAARYAGIACGLKNTGIGNGMRDEGKVKIVIASPHQVIIHHGWTEMGQGVHTMAVQFLCNETGIDPKLVEVQVSTAAAASAGMTTASRATSIIGNAIIKAAQRLRQDLERSPLAELAGRVYEGEWICDWTTSPKSDHEEAVTHYSYSYATQVAVLDEQGNVAKIYAAHDAGRIINPNLFEGQIEGSIHMGLGYALTEDLPLANGVPVSTRLRQCGILRAKEMPEIEVIGVEVADPHGPYGAKGVGEIGLVPTAAAVANALYQFDGRRHYRLPMRRRQRQPD
- a CDS encoding glutamate synthase, translating into MAELQGMPVGRHLEAIVAECRAQNSIGGYPARKMFRGFPGFDFAVDFHGRRPATPLGPASGPHTQMAQNIVLAFLGGSRIIELKTVQIRDQLQIPRPCIDVRNVGYNIEWSQELRLHESYQEYVNAWVLLKLIEKLELLGVPAGDPFYATVFDLSVGYDLAGISSPPMQRWLAGMQNAEAAIAAALATLPPAFRHLRHTAIPPNLSDSVTLSTFHGCPREEIENIVQHLISVHGFHVIVKMNPTLLGYETVRRVLHEALGYTEMQLDPQAFETDLQFDEAVAMLQRLQAFAGRHGRHVGAKFTNTLVVKNHERIFKDEFIYLSGPPLHVLAMHAMQRFRQAMGAGFHLSFSAGINKQNFAAAVACNLRPVSTCTDLLKTGGYTRLFDYLKNLKQAMAETGSRTIAEFILADAGGTAASVAAAGEINAGRIVPALVHDPQYHARMNRKAPPKINSHLALFDCITCNKCLPVCPNAANFSLPIGKKSLPLINYRVDDGKLTAIPAGEFVLAQAQQIANLADFCNDCGNCDTYCPEAGGPFIEKPRFFFTQASFEKSAQGNGFYFAAPDTLIGRLAGEEYQLTRAAAGQKYLFRSAQIEMEFDHNDQPLAFALATGAASPELVDLRPYHILRTLLEGVRGAQQVYAALLLQPAGSQSAGAVPPPISGDFNVVPSS
- the ssnA gene encoding putative aminohydrolase SsnA, with amino-acid sequence MKTLIHNAVIFTNAGATPVLSSHAVVIDGHRIAEISPENAARQKHPEAARLDAGGRLLMPGLINAHMHFYSTFARGLALPQQPRDFAEVLRLLWWKLDASLDDAAVYYSALLAATTAVRHGVTAVIDHHASPNAIAGSLDRIAEALELVGMRGVLCYEITDRNGKAGAAAGLAENERFLQKCRNANHEDERHLFDAMVGLHASFTVDDDTLEAAAGLSRAHRAGCHVHVLEDPVDQQLTRARYGRAVIERLHACGILGPQSLAAHCIHLTEADQEVLAQTQTLVAHNPQSNMNNAVGRTDVFGLLQRGITVGLGTDGMSPALLPDLRTANLLHKHDLHDCNAGWNEIQQMALRNNPAIYHRLTGKRVGAIAPGSLADLVLIDYYPATPLTSENFWGHLLYGIAEAPVDTTMINGKIVVQNGKLLQLDEQQIAAEARTVAQRVWQRFYA